A single Populus alba chromosome 7, ASM523922v2, whole genome shotgun sequence DNA region contains:
- the LOC118032108 gene encoding peroxidase 27-like, with amino-acid sequence MAVQKLFPVLFLQLALAFLLAGLTNAGGLQLGFYRRACPDAELIVHQTLYRYISRDRTLAAPLLRMHFHDCFIRGCDGSVLLSSTKKNQAEKDAIPNQTLRGFNVIDAVKSALEKKCPGVVSCSDILALVARDAVLMIGGPHWDVPTGRRDGRVSIANEALFNLPSPFANITVLKQQFSATGLSVKDLAVLSGGHTIGIGHCTLISNRLYNFTGKGDTDPSLDPRYAAQLKKKCKPGNSNTVVEMDPGSFKSFDEDYYTIVAKRRGLFQSDSALLDDAETRDYVRFQSRTQGSTFAQDFGESMVKMGYIGVLTGKQGEIRKRCAFVN; translated from the exons ATGGCTGTTCAAAAGCTTTTCCCAGTCCTCTTTCTTCAACTAGCCCTTGCTTTTTTGCTTGCAGGCCTCACTAATGCAGGGGGGCTGCAACTTGGATTCTACCGGAGAGCATGTCCTGATGCAGAGCTTATAGTCCATCAAACTCTTTACCGTTACATTTCTAGGGACCGAACCCTTGCTGCTCCTTTGCTAAGAATGCATTTCCATGATTGTTTCATCAGG GGATGTGATGGTTCCGTGCTCCTAAGTTCTACAAAGAAGAATCAAGCTGAGAAAGACGCCATCCCAAATCAAACCTTAAGAGGGTTCAATGTCATTGATGCTGTAAAATCAGCTCTAGAAAAGAAGTGTCCTGGTGTGGTTTCCTGTTCCGATATCCTGGCCCTGGTTGCTCGTGACGCAGTTCTAATG ATTGGCGGACCACATTGGGATGTCCCCACAGGACGCAGAGACGGAAGAGTGTCGATTGCCAATGAGGCTCTATTCAATTTACCATCTCCTTTTGCCAACATAACTGTCCTCAAACAACAATTTTCTGCAACGGGTTTAAGTGTGAAGGACCTTGCAGTTCTATCAG GAGGACACACCATAGGAATTGGACACTGTACCTTAATCTCGAACAGGTTGTACAATTTCACAGGCAAGGGAGATACCGACCCTTCATTGGACCCAAGATACGCTGCTCAACTGAAGAAAAAATGCAAGCCTGGAAACTCCAACACAGTCGTCGAGATGGACCCCGGTAGCTTCAAGTCTTTCGACGAAGATTACTACACCATTGTAGCTAAAAGAAGAGGTTTATTCCAATCTGATTCAGCTCTTCTTGATGATGCTGAAACAAGAGACTATGTCAGATTTCAGTCAAGGACACAGGGATCCACCTTTGCACAAGATTTTGGTGAATCCATGGTGAAAATGGGTTACATTGGAGTCCTGACCGGCAAACAAGGCGAAATCAGGAAACGTTGTGCTTTTGTGAATTAA
- the LOC118032110 gene encoding peroxidase 27-like, which yields MAIQKLFVVCFLQLVFAFLLAGLTNAGGLQLGFYRRACPDAELIVHQTLYRYISRDRTLAAPLLRMHFHDCFIRGCDGSVLLSSTQKNQAEKDAIPNQTLRGFNVIDAVKSALEKKCPGVVSCSDILALVARDAVLMIGGPHWDVPTGRRDGRVSIANEALFNLPSPFANITVLKQQFSATGLSVKDLAVLSGGHTIGIGHCTLISNRLYNFTGKGDTDPSLDPRYAAQLKKKCKPGNSNTVVEMDPGSFKSFDEDYYTIVAKRRGLFQSDSALLDDAETRDYVRFQSRTQGSTFAQDFGESMVKMGYIGVLTGKQGEIRKRCAVVN from the exons ATGGCAATTCAAAAGCTTTTCGTGGTCTGCTTTCTTCAACTCGTTTTCGCCTTTTTGCTTGCAGGCCTCACTAATGCAGGGGGGCTGCAACTTGGATTCTACCGGAGAGCATGTCCTGATGCAGAGCTTATAGTCCATCAAACCCTTTATCGTTACATCTCCAGGGACCGAACCCTTGCTGCTCCTCTGCTAAGAATGCATTTCCATGATTGCTTTATCAGG GGATGTGATGGTTCCGTGCTCCTAAGTTCTACACAGAAGAATCAAGCTGAGAAAGACGCCATCCCAAATCAAACCTTAAGAGGGTTCAATGTCATTGATGCTGTAAAATCAGCACTAGAAAAGAAGTGTCCTGGTGTGGTTTCCTGTTCCGATATCCTGGCCCTGGTTGCTCGTGACGCAGTTCTAATG ATTGGCGGACCACATTGGGATGTCCCCACAGGACGCAGAGACGGAAGAGTGTCGATTGCCAATGAGGCTCTATTCAATTTACCATCTCCTTTTGCCAACATAACTGTCCTCAAACAACAATTTTCTGCAACGGGTTTAAGTGTGAAGGACCTTGCAGTTCTATCAG GAGGACACACCATAGGAATTGGACACTGTACCTTAATCTCCAACAGGCTGTACAATTTCACAGGCAAGGGAGATACCGACCCTTCATTGGACCCAAGATACGCTGCTCAACTGAAGAAAAAATGCAAGCCTGGAAACTCCAACACAGTCGTTGAGATGGACCCGGGTAGCTTCAAGTCTTTCGACGAAGATTACTACACCATTGTAGCTAAAAGAAGAGGATTATTCCAATCTGATTCAGCTCTTCTTGATGATGCTGAAACAAGAGACTATGTCAGATTTCAGTCAAGGACACAGGGATCCACCTTTGCACAAGATTTTGGTGAATCCATGGTGAAAATGGGTTACATTGGAGTCCTGACCGGCAAACAAGGAGAAATCAGGAAACGTTGTGCTGTTGTGAATTAA